One genomic segment of Cellulophaga sp. HaHaR_3_176 includes these proteins:
- a CDS encoding lmo0937 family membrane protein: MLNILKSLSVFLLILWALGFFYFNIGPIIHVLLLIATAALIVTVLKKNN; the protein is encoded by the coding sequence ATGTTAAACATATTAAAATCCCTTTCAGTGTTTTTATTAATACTATGGGCTCTGGGTTTTTTTTATTTCAATATCGGCCCAATAATACATGTGTTACTACTTATAGCAACAGCTGCATTAATAGTAACAGTGCTTAAAAAAAATAATTGA
- a CDS encoding ATP-binding protein: MNLKRKATPTKFYVILLIIAAALLMFIGSISFRQIIELRDSADSIAHTLEVEKEINNLFFIHSRMESSELKNLLRKDTLSYSTTFNKFIKSADSSLINLKLLVNDNPVQQTHIKRITELQVDLVNALNKISKSPQTRLKFSLKEKNKLDEVATIMDKLTERKNLMIEKEEMLLKERRANYQSQALLTPYMILILGVFALFIFIVAFIKINSERENRTKAEAFLASVMANTENIINYYEPIFNDNNEIIDFKLVYANERNRIDFNLDPEKIMGKLISEVLPFTKLNGEYDKLAESFNEKKVVKLNRQVALEDNKIWLESIVRPLSNGILVVAKNTTFEKESVARLNDLNLKLQDQFKELQDTESFLQSIFTSTNNVIAHYLPIKDKNGTIIDFSIAFTNEVIKDATGDIPDEIKGKKVSEVYPYLMKNGVFDTMVETITTGKTLKIERDYDLMGVQKVFLSTATKVNNGVTLTSRENTIERQAEKQMTSLNENLKIQNSILKDAEKMAQIGSFRLGSSKEKSTISENFYHLLGLETNTLDITHESYKKFIHPVDLENYEFELEISERTKKDFNFLYRVITSKKKVRHFQTSGHITDNILLGVVQDVTAIIKNEQKLKEKNEELKRSNAELESFNRVASHDLQEPIRKIQMFISRIEDADFDQLSERSKSYFEKIITSSERMRMLIKYLLSYSRINKTSNDFVNLNLGDIIHKVQEDLEARIKESNVSIIVDDLPNVVAIPFQMEQLFNNIISNAIKYGNTEDPKIIIECKKLKKNQIKQNFVKKYKTYYRISIIDNGIGFDQEHSEKIFELFQRLHQKNEYSGTGIGLAICKKIVQNHKGHIAAKSIPNKGTTFNVYLPA, translated from the coding sequence ATGAACCTTAAAAGAAAAGCAACACCTACTAAATTCTATGTAATTTTGTTAATTATAGCTGCTGCACTATTAATGTTTATAGGTAGTATCAGCTTCAGACAAATTATAGAATTAAGAGATTCTGCCGATTCAATTGCCCATACCTTAGAAGTAGAAAAAGAAATAAACAACTTGTTTTTTATACACTCAAGAATGGAGTCTTCTGAGCTTAAAAACTTGCTTAGAAAAGATACCCTTTCATATTCTACAACATTTAACAAGTTTATTAAATCTGCCGATTCTTCGCTAATTAATTTAAAATTACTCGTTAATGACAACCCCGTACAACAAACACACATTAAGCGAATTACTGAACTACAAGTAGATTTAGTTAATGCTTTAAACAAAATATCTAAAAGTCCACAAACACGATTAAAATTCTCATTAAAAGAAAAAAATAAGCTCGATGAGGTTGCAACTATCATGGACAAGCTTACTGAACGAAAAAATTTGATGATTGAAAAAGAAGAGATGCTCTTAAAAGAAAGAAGGGCCAACTATCAATCTCAAGCATTGCTAACTCCCTATATGATTTTAATATTGGGGGTGTTCGCTTTATTTATCTTTATAGTAGCTTTTATAAAAATAAATAGTGAAAGAGAAAACAGAACAAAAGCCGAAGCATTTTTAGCGAGTGTTATGGCAAATACCGAAAATATTATAAATTACTACGAACCTATTTTTAATGATAACAACGAGATTATAGATTTTAAATTAGTGTATGCTAACGAGCGTAATAGAATTGACTTTAATTTAGACCCAGAAAAAATAATGGGCAAACTTATTAGCGAAGTATTACCATTTACAAAACTTAATGGTGAATACGATAAATTAGCTGAGTCGTTTAATGAAAAAAAGGTTGTTAAGTTAAACAGACAAGTAGCTTTAGAGGATAATAAAATCTGGCTAGAATCTATCGTTCGTCCTCTGTCTAACGGAATATTAGTTGTTGCAAAAAACACAACTTTTGAAAAAGAGTCGGTTGCCAGGTTAAATGATTTAAATTTAAAACTACAAGATCAGTTTAAAGAGCTACAAGACACTGAAAGCTTTTTGCAATCTATTTTCACCTCTACCAATAATGTAATCGCGCACTACTTACCTATTAAGGATAAAAACGGAACAATAATAGATTTTTCAATTGCTTTTACTAATGAAGTTATAAAAGATGCTACAGGCGATATACCTGATGAAATAAAAGGAAAAAAAGTAAGTGAAGTTTATCCTTATTTAATGAAAAATGGCGTTTTTGATACTATGGTAGAAACCATAACAACGGGCAAAACGCTTAAAATTGAAAGAGATTACGACTTAATGGGCGTACAAAAAGTATTTTTAAGTACAGCCACCAAAGTAAATAATGGTGTTACCTTAACCTCTAGAGAAAACACAATAGAAAGACAAGCAGAAAAGCAAATGACTTCTTTAAATGAGAATTTAAAGATTCAGAACTCTATTTTAAAAGATGCTGAAAAAATGGCTCAAATTGGGAGTTTTAGGCTAGGTAGCTCGAAAGAGAAATCTACTATTTCAGAAAATTTTTATCATCTACTAGGCCTCGAAACAAATACGCTTGATATCACCCACGAGTCTTATAAAAAATTCATTCACCCAGTTGATCTTGAAAACTACGAATTTGAATTAGAAATTTCAGAAAGAACAAAAAAAGATTTTAATTTTCTGTACCGAGTAATTACTTCTAAAAAGAAAGTAAGACATTTTCAAACCTCAGGGCATATTACAGATAATATATTATTGGGTGTTGTACAAGATGTAACTGCAATTATTAAAAACGAACAAAAGCTAAAAGAAAAAAACGAAGAATTAAAACGTTCTAATGCAGAACTAGAATCTTTTAATAGAGTCGCTAGTCATGATTTACAAGAACCTATTCGAAAAATTCAAATGTTTATTTCGCGAATAGAAGATGCTGACTTCGATCAATTATCCGAAAGAAGTAAATCATACTTCGAAAAAATAATTACCTCATCAGAACGCATGAGAATGCTTATTAAATATCTACTATCGTACTCTCGTATCAATAAAACATCTAATGATTTTGTCAATTTAAATTTAGGAGACATCATACATAAAGTACAAGAAGATTTAGAAGCTCGAATAAAAGAATCTAATGTTTCAATTATAGTTGATGATCTTCCTAATGTTGTAGCAATACCATTTCAGATGGAGCAGCTTTTCAATAATATAATTTCTAATGCTATTAAATATGGCAATACCGAAGACCCTAAAATTATAATTGAATGTAAAAAGCTTAAGAAAAATCAAATCAAACAAAACTTCGTTAAAAAGTACAAAACGTATTACCGCATATCTATAATAGATAACGGTATTGGCTTTGATCAAGAACATTCTGAAAAAATATTCGAACTCTTTCAAAGGCTTCATCAGAAAAACGAATATTCAGGTACAGGTATAGGTTTAGCCATCTGTAAAAAAATAGTTCAAAACCATAAAGGTCATATTGCAGCAAAAAGCATCCCTAATAAAGGCACTACCTTTAACGTATACTTACCGGCCTAA
- a CDS encoding Dps family protein, whose product MKAEKAEIGIKETNRKAVSEMLQQILADEFVLYTKYRNAHWNVEGSDFHTKHVFFEEEYGKLEIIVDEVAERIRMLGVYAPGTLREFIELSQLDEKKPKQNDSVSYMKLLLDDHQQIISYIRKSISENAEEHNDEGTADFITGLMQQHEQMAWMLRASVKTFK is encoded by the coding sequence ATGAAAGCAGAAAAAGCAGAAATAGGAATTAAAGAAACAAACAGAAAAGCAGTATCTGAAATGTTACAACAGATTCTTGCTGATGAATTCGTTTTATATACAAAATATAGAAATGCACACTGGAACGTTGAAGGAAGTGACTTTCATACCAAGCATGTATTTTTTGAAGAAGAGTACGGTAAGCTAGAAATTATAGTTGATGAGGTAGCAGAACGCATTAGAATGTTAGGTGTATATGCGCCAGGTACATTAAGAGAGTTTATTGAGCTTTCTCAATTAGATGAGAAAAAACCAAAACAAAATGATAGTGTTAGCTATATGAAGCTATTGTTAGACGATCATCAGCAAATAATATCATATATTAGAAAGAGCATTAGTGAAAATGCCGAAGAACATAACGATGAAGGTACAGCCGATTTTATTACTGGTTTAATGCAACAGCACGAGCAAATGGCTTGGATGTTGAGAGCATCGGTGAAGACATTTAAATAG
- a CDS encoding AraC family transcriptional regulator — protein sequence MKTIYISTNNISQNFNELQNKLGGKLNKKQQEYTLVLNNDLVSGSITGIEFDNDITFMKYDVSFTEDVILKSSTSKTNPINFMYCSSGQLAFGFNEEGSKKSLNQFQTGVFSSDPNRDTVLFFRKDQQVKFSNVKVDAMVDANDESIDLLKNQLIKTFMPKNGEETFSYVGSYNLKIAEKIQQLDAITQKGIVRNLLINGTVHVILAMEIQQHNEDLKNENNNLGSLTRNEMEDVKEISDFIKNYPEIQYSLKYLSKKSGLSPSKLQEGFKLLHDRTVTDFIRNVRVETAENLIKTTDLNISEIVYSVGLTSRSYFSKIFKEKYDCSPKYYQDNQHTLAVTA from the coding sequence ATGAAAACTATATATATATCTACAAACAATATTTCTCAGAATTTTAACGAATTACAAAATAAACTTGGTGGTAAGTTGAATAAAAAACAACAAGAGTACACCCTTGTTTTAAACAACGATTTAGTATCAGGTTCTATTACAGGTATTGAGTTTGATAATGATATTACTTTCATGAAATATGATGTTAGCTTTACTGAAGATGTTATTTTAAAAAGCAGCACTTCTAAAACAAACCCTATAAACTTCATGTATTGTTCTAGCGGGCAATTAGCATTTGGTTTTAATGAAGAAGGTTCTAAAAAATCTTTAAATCAATTTCAGACAGGTGTTTTTTCAAGTGATCCAAATAGAGATACTGTATTGTTTTTCAGAAAAGATCAGCAAGTAAAATTCTCTAACGTAAAAGTAGATGCTATGGTTGATGCAAATGATGAATCTATCGATTTATTAAAAAATCAATTGATTAAAACATTTATGCCTAAAAACGGAGAAGAAACTTTTTCTTATGTAGGTTCATATAATTTAAAAATTGCTGAAAAAATACAACAATTAGATGCCATTACACAAAAAGGTATTGTACGTAATTTATTAATAAATGGTACTGTACACGTAATTCTTGCAATGGAAATACAACAGCATAACGAAGATTTAAAAAACGAAAACAACAACTTGGGTTCTTTAACAAGAAACGAGATGGAGGATGTTAAAGAAATTTCTGATTTCATTAAAAACTATCCTGAAATTCAATATAGCCTTAAATATTTAAGCAAAAAATCTGGTTTATCTCCTTCTAAACTACAAGAAGGTTTTAAATTATTGCATGATAGGACTGTTACTGATTTCATTAGAAACGTAAGAGTTGAGACTGCTGAAAACTTAATTAAAACAACAGATTTAAACATCTCTGAGATTGTATATTCAGTTGGGTTAACTAGTAGAAGTTATTTTTCTAAAATATTTAAAGAAAAGTACGATTGTAGTCCAAAATACTACCAAGACAACCAACATACGTTAGCTGTAACAGCATAA
- a CDS encoding response regulator, which produces MALQTLNVALADDDEDDRFLFKDAIDEIKIKTKLSLFNDGKELMDYLTLPNVILPEIIFLDLNMPIKNGMQCLKEIRENPKLNGLSVAIYSTSSSENDIEETFINGANVYINKPTNFGALKKAIEKVLQLNWQYQTSALNRDNFLLRI; this is translated from the coding sequence TTTAAACGTTGCCCTTGCGGACGATGATGAAGATGATAGATTTTTATTTAAAGATGCTATTGATGAGATCAAAATTAAAACTAAACTTTCGCTTTTTAATGATGGTAAAGAATTGATGGATTATCTTACATTACCTAATGTAATTCTTCCTGAAATAATTTTTCTAGATTTAAATATGCCCATTAAAAATGGAATGCAATGTTTGAAAGAAATTAGAGAAAACCCGAAATTAAATGGGTTATCTGTCGCCATATATTCTACATCATCTTCTGAAAATGATATTGAAGAAACGTTTATAAATGGTGCAAACGTTTACATAAATAAACCTACCAATTTTGGTGCTTTAAAAAAAGCTATCGAAAAGGTTTTACAGCTTAACTGGCAATACCAAACATCTGCACTTAACAGAGATAATTTTTTATTAAGAATTTAA
- a CDS encoding SDR family oxidoreductase has product MQKPNKRLENQTCIITGSSSGLGASIAKSIAKEGANVVINYHSDKEGAEEVAHEISKQSNAPETLIIKCDVSKEDEVKDLFKQTISKFGTVDICIPNSGIQKDYPLHEMPLSAWQQVIDVNLTGQFLCAKEALNEFLRRGMRPEVSKSIGKLIHISSVHEIIPWAGHANYAAAKGGLKMLMESICQGYAPQKVRCNSIAPGAIKTDINKDVWDNKEGLEKVLKLIPYDRMGVPDDIGSVASWLASDESEYVNGTTLFVDGGMTCYPGFTENG; this is encoded by the coding sequence ATGCAAAAACCAAATAAAAGACTCGAAAATCAAACCTGTATTATTACGGGTTCAAGCTCAGGGTTAGGAGCTTCAATAGCAAAGTCTATAGCTAAAGAAGGCGCCAATGTTGTAATTAATTACCACAGTGATAAAGAAGGTGCAGAAGAGGTTGCTCATGAAATATCAAAACAATCAAATGCTCCTGAAACTTTAATTATTAAATGTGATGTTAGTAAAGAAGATGAGGTTAAAGACTTGTTTAAACAAACAATTTCTAAATTTGGAACTGTTGATATTTGCATACCAAATTCAGGCATACAAAAAGATTACCCTTTACATGAAATGCCTTTAAGTGCATGGCAACAAGTTATTGATGTAAATTTAACTGGGCAGTTTTTGTGTGCAAAAGAAGCCCTTAATGAGTTTTTAAGGAGAGGAATGAGACCCGAGGTATCAAAATCTATCGGTAAGCTTATACATATAAGCTCTGTACATGAAATTATACCATGGGCTGGCCATGCAAATTATGCTGCTGCTAAAGGTGGTTTAAAAATGTTAATGGAAAGTATTTGCCAAGGCTATGCACCACAAAAAGTTAGGTGTAACAGTATTGCGCCTGGAGCTATTAAAACAGATATTAATAAAGATGTATGGGATAATAAAGAGGGACTTGAAAAAGTTTTAAAACTTATACCTTACGACAGAATGGGAGTCCCTGATGATATTGGCAGCGTAGCTAGTTGGTTAGCATCTGACGAATCAGAATACGTAAATGGCACTACTCTTTTTGTTGATGGAGGAATGACTTGTTATCCAGGATTTACAGAAAACGGATAA